The DNA window ATGAGTCACATTGCGCACTGGGTCAGCGGTTCGGAAACGCCGGGGACGTCCGGCCGGGTGGGACCGGTCTTCAACCCGGCCACGGGCGAGCAGATCGCCACGGTCGACCTCGCCTCGAAGGCGGAGGTCGACGCGGTCGTCGCGGTGGCCGCCGCGGCCGCGAAACAGTGGCGGGCGGCGTCGCTGTCGAAGCGCTCGGCCGTCCTCTTCAAGTTCCGCGAGCTGCTCGCGGCGCACTCCGGCGAGCTGGCGAGGATCGTCACCACCGAGCACGGCAAGGTGCTCGCCGACGCGGCCGGGGAGATCGCCCGCGGCCTGGAGAACGTCGAGTTCGCCACCGGCATCCCGAACCTGATGAAGGGCAGCTTCTCGGAGCAGGCCGCGACCGGCGTGGACGTGTACTCGATCCGCCAGCCGCTCGGTGTGGTCGCCGGCATCACCCCGTTCAACTTCCCGGCGATGGTGCCGCTCTGGATGTGCGCCACCGCGATCGCCGCGGGCAACGCGTTCGTGCTCAAGCCGAGCGAGAAGGACCCGTCGGCGTCGCTCTTCCTGGCCCGGCTCTGGAAGGAGGCCGGCCTGCCGGACGGCGTCTTCAACGTGGTGCACGGCGACAAGGAGGCGGTCGACGCGATCCTGCTGAACCCGGAGATCGCCGCGGTCAGTTTCGTCGGCTCCACCCCGATCGCGAAGTACATCTACGAGACCGGCACCGCACAGGGCAAGCGGGTGCAGGCCCTCGGCGGCGCGAAGAACCACATGATCGTGCTGCCGGACGCCGAGCTGGACGCGGCGGCGGACGCGGCGATCAGCGCGGGATACGGCGCCGCCGGTGAGCGGTGCATGGCGATCTCGGTGGTGGTGGCCGTGGGGGACATCGCGGATCCGCTGGTGGACGCCATCGCGGCCCGTATCCCGAAGATCAAGATCGGCGACGGGGCGGACCCGGCGTCGGAGATGGGTCCGCTGATCAGCGCGCAGCACCGGGACAAGGTCGCGGGTTACGTGGCGGCAGGCGCATCCGAAGGTGCCACGGTCGTCGCGGACGGCCGCGAAACCACCGACATTTCGGACAAGGGCTTCTTCCTCGGCGCCACCCTGCTCGACAACGTCACCCCGGAGATGACCGTCTACACCGACGAGATCTTCGGCCCGGTGCTCAGCGTGGTCCGCGTCGGCACCTACGCCGAGGCCGTCCAGCTGGTCAACGACAACGAGTACGGCAACGGCACCGCGATCTTCACGCGGGACGGCGGCGCGGCCCGGCAGTTCCAGTTCGACGTCAACGCCGGCATGGTCGGCGTGAACGTCCCGATCCCGGTGCCGGTCGCCTACTACTCGTTCGGCGGCTGGAAGGCGTCGCTCTTCGGCGACACCCACATGTACGGCCCGGACGGCATCCACTTCTTCACCCGCAGCAAGGTCGTCACGTCGCGCTGGCCCGACCCGGGGACTTCGTCGATCGACCTCGGCTTCCCGCAGACTCGATAAGGATCAGCACGTGACCAACGAGGCTCAGGTACGCGCGGACGACCGCGCCCACGTCTTCCACTCCTGGTCCGCTCAGGGCCTGATCGACCCGCTGCCGATCGAGAAGGCGCTGGGCAGCCACTTCTGGGACTACACCGGCAAGAAGTATCTGGACTTCTCGTCGCAGCTCGTCAACATCAACATCGGGCACCAGCACCCGCGGCTGGTCGCGGCCATCCAGGAGCAGGCCGCGAAGCTCTGCACGATCCAGCCGGCCTTCGCCAACGACAAGCGCGGCGAGGCGGCCCGGATGATCGCCGAGGTCGCGCCGGACGGCCTGAACAAGGTCTTCTTCACCAACGGCGGCGCCGAGGCCAACGAGAACGCGATCCGGATGGCCCGGCTGCACACCGGCCGCCACAAGGTGCTCTCCACCTACCGCAGCTATCATGGCTCGACCGCGACCGCGATCACCGCGACCGGCGACCCGCGGCGCTGGCCGAACGAGCCGGTCGCGATCGGGGTCGTGCACTTCTGGGGACCGTACCCGTACCGGTCGCCGTTCTTCTCCGCGAACGAGCAGCAGGAGTCCGAGCGCGCCCTGCAGCACCTGCGCGACACGATCGTCTTCGAGGGCCCGGGCACGATCGCCGCGATCCTGATCGAGACGGTGGTCGGGACGAACGGCATCCTGGTCCCGCCGCCCGGCTACCTGGCCGGCGTCCGGGCGATCTGCGACGAGTTCGGCATCGTCTTCATCGCCGACGAGGTGATGGCGGGCTTCGGCCGGTGCGGCGAGTGGTTCGCGATCGACAGGTGGGGCGTCACGCCGGACCTGATCACGTTCGCCAAGGGCGTGAACTCCGGGTACCTGCCGCTCGGTGGCGTGATCATCTCGGACGCGATCGCCGAGACGTTCCGGGAGCGGCCGTTCCCCGGTGGCCTGACCTACTCCGGTCACCCCCTCGCGGCGGCGTCCGCGGTGGCGAGCATGCAGATCTTCAAGGAGGAGGGGGTCATCGAGCACGCCCGGATGCTGGGCGAGGACGTGATCGGCCCGGCTCTCTCCGAGATCGCCGCGAAGCACCCGAGCGTGGGCGAGGTTCGCGGACTGGGCGTGTTCTGGGCGGTCGAGCTCGTCAAGAATGAGGACAAGACGCCACTTGTCCCGTTCAATGCGGCCGGAAAAGACGCGGCGCCCATGAACGCGGTCGCCGCCGCCTGCAAGGAACGCGGCCTCTGGCCCTTCGTCCACTTCAACCGGATCCACGTCGTGCCCCCGTGCACGACCAGCGTGGACGAGGTTCGGGAGGGCCTCGCGATCCTGGATGAGGCGCTGACCGCGGCGGATGGTTACACCACCGGGTGAACCCCGGATTACGTCGTCTGAACCGGGGTCAAAGTTCTGATTCCGTTTCAGGCTTGGAAATTACTTCGGATTCCCTTGCCCCTCAATGCACCGGTGTGGAATGGTCTCGCCAGTCGGAGGTGAGATCCCCGGCACACCATGAACCGGAAGGCTCCATCTTTCGTGAGTACCGTGCTGCGCAACTTCGTCGGCGGGTCCTACAGCGACACCGCCGACGGGATCACCACGCCGGTCATCGACCCCAGCACCGGGGAAGCCTACGCGCAGGCGCCGGTCTCCTCGCCACGGGACGTCGAGCGGGCGGTGGCCTCGGCCGCCGAGGGTTTCGAGGTGTGGCGGGACAGCACCCCCGCCGAGCGGCAGCGGGCGCTGCTGCGGATCGCGGACGCGGTCGAGGCGCGGGCCGAGGAGATCATCGCGGCCGAGTGCCGTAACACCGGCAAGCCGGTCGCGGCGACCCGCCAGGAGGAGATGGCGCCGATCCTGGACGAGCTGCGCTTCTTCGCCGGCGCGGCGCGCATCCTGGAGGGCAAGTCGGCGGGGGAGTACCTGCGCGACCACACCTCGTTCGTGCGGCGTGAGCCGATCGGCGTGGTCGCGCAGATCGCCCCCTGGAACTATCCGATGGTGATGGCCGTCTGGAAGTTCGCCCCGGCGATCGCGGCCGGCAACGCGGTGGTGCTCAAGCCGTCGGACACCACGCCGGTGAGCACGCTGCTGCTCGCCGAGATCGCCGCCGAGTTCCTGCCGCCGGGCGTGCTCAACGTGGTCTGCGGCGACCGGGACACCGGCCGCGCGCTGGTCGCGCACCCGACCCCGCAGCTGGTGTCGATCACCGGTTCCACCCGGGCCGGCATGGAGGTCGCCGCGTCGGCCGCGCCCGACCTGAAGAAGGTGCACCTGGAGCTCGGCGGCAAGGCGCCGGTCGTGGTCTTCGACGATGTCGACATCGAGGCCACCGCGGCCGCGATCGCCGGTGCCGGCTTCTTCAACGCCGGGCAGGACTGCACGGCGGCCACCCGGGTGCTGGTGCACGAGCGGATCGCCGCCGACTTCACCGCCGCCCTCGCGGCCGCGGCGAGGGCCACGAAGGCCGGTCCGCCGTCGGACACCGAGGCGTACTTCGGCCCGGTCAACAACGCGAACCAGCTGGACCGGGTCACCGGTTTCCTGGGCCGCACCCCGGATCACGCGGACGTGGTGGCCGGCGGCAACCGGATCGGTGACCGTGGGTACTTCCTCGAGCCGACCGTCGTGACCGGACTGCGCCAGCAGGATGAGATGATCCAGGACGAGATCTTCGGGCCGGTCATCACGGTGCAGAGTTTCACGGACGAGCAGCAGGCGGTCCGCTGGGCCAACGACGTCCGGTTCGGTCTCAGCGCCAGTGTCTGGACCCAGAACCACGGCCGGGCGATGCGGGTCTCCCGCCGGCTCGACTTCGGCGCGGTGTGGATCAACACGCACCTGCCGTTCGTCTCCGAGATGCCGCACGGCGGCTACGGTCACTCCGGTTACGGCAAGGACCTTTCCCTGTACGGCTTCGAGGAGTACACCCGGATCAAGCACGTCATGAGTTTCAACGGCTGATCCGGTCACCACCGATTCGATAAAACCGCCCCGCCTTGAGGTGATAGATGACCACTTCTCCCCCGCACCACGCCACGAGCGCGCCGACCGGCGACGGTCAGCGCGCCGGGCACCCGGCGATCGAGTTCGCCGGCGTGCGCAAGGACTACCTGTCGCACGGTGAGGCGGTGCCGGCCGTCAAGAGCCTGGACCTGGCGATCGGACAGGGGGAGTTCTTCTCGCTGCTCGGCCCCTCCGGCTGCGGCAAGACCACCACCATGCGGATGATCGCGGGCTTCGAGGAGCCCACCGCCGGCAAGGTGTTCCTGGACGGTCAGGACGTCACCGGCGTCGCGCCGAACAAGCGCGACGTCAACATGGTCTTCCAGTCGTACGCGCTCTTCCCGCACCTGAACGTGCTGCAGAACGTGGCGTTCGGGCTGGAGCGCAAGAAGGTGGCCAAGAGCGAGATCCGCCGGCGGGTCGGCGAGATCCTCGAGATCGTCTCGCTGACCGGGATGGAGAAGCGGCAGCCCAAGGAGATGTCCGGCGGCCAGCAGCAGCGTGTGGCGCTGGCCCGGGCGCTGGTGAACCACCCGCGGGCGCTGCTGCTCGACGAGCCGCTCGGCGCGCTCGACCTGAAACTGCGCCAGCAGATGCAGGTGGAGCTCAAGCGGATCCAGCGCGAGGTCGGCATCACCTTCGTCTACGTCACGCACGACCAGGGCGAGGCGCTGACGATGTCGGACCGGATCGCGGTCATGAACGGCGGCCTGATCGAGCAGCTGGGCTCGCCGCGGGCCATCTACGAGCGCCCGGCGAGCCGGTTCGTGGCCGGCTTCATCGGCACCTCCAATCTCATCGACGGCCAGGTCAGCTGGGTCGAGAACGGCCTCGGGGTGATCGACCTGGGGTCGGGGGAGCGGGTCCTGATGCCGCTGCCGGCGAGTGTGGCGGCCGGCCGGGCCATCGAGGTCTCGGTGCGCCCGGAGAAGATCGACCTGCACCGCTCGGCGCCGCACGCGCCCGGCCTCAGCGTCGTCTCCGGCACGGTCTCCGAGGTCGTCTACCACGGCACATCGACGAACTACACAGTGGCGACCACCGCTGGATCAGACTTCGTGGTGTTCGATCAGAATGCACACGATGCCGAGGACGTCGCCTCGCGCGGCGAGCGTGTCTTCCTCACCTGGGCCCCGCAGCACTCGTACCCGATCGGAGTCTGAAGTTGTTCCCCACCAATAAGCCGGACCCCTCCGTCCTCCGGGGCATGACGCAGCGGCGGTTCGGCCGCCGCGACGCGATGCGCCTCGGCGGGATGTCGGCGATGGGCGCTTTCCTCGCCGCGTGTGGCGTCGAGGGGCAGGGCAAGCCGCAGGCCAGCGTCGCCCCCGACGCGGTCGCCAAGTTCTGGAACGGCAAGGTCAAGAACGGCACCGTCGATTTCGCGAACTGGCCGCTCTACATGGACCCGAAGAGGCCGGAACTCAAGAAGTTCACCGCGAAGACCGGCATCAAGATCAACTCGTACGACGAGGTCATCCAGGAGATGGGGCCCTGGTTCGCCAAGGTCCAGCCGCAGCTGTCCGCCGGGCAGTCGATCGGCTACGACCTCATGGTGATCACCAACTCGATCCAGTTCGGCCAGTTCCGCGACGCCGGTTTCCTGGCGCCGCTGGACCACTCGAAGCTGCCGAACTACGTGGCGAACGCGGCGAAGTCGTACTCCCAGTCGGCCTACGACATGGGCAACGTCTTCAGCATCCCGTGGGCCTCCGGCATCACCGGCATCGCCTACGACGAGAAGAAGACCGGCCGGCCGATCACCAAGCTCGCCGACCTGTGGGACCCGGCGTTCAAGGGCAAGGTCGGCATGTTCCGCGACCTGCAGGAGCTCGGCAACTTCGGCCTGCTCGCGGCCGGTATCAAGCCCGGCGAGTCGGGCGAGGCCGAGTGGAAGAAGGCCGCCGCCAAGCTGCGCGAGCAGAAGGACGCCGGCATCGTCCGCCAGTACTACGACCAGACCTACATCGACGCGCTCGGCAAGGGCGAGGTCTGGATCACCCAGGCGTGGTCCGGTGACATCTTCCAGAAGAACGTCTCCGACGGCACGGACTTCAAGTTCGTGGTCCCCGAGGAGGGCGGCACGATCTGGACCGACAACATGACCATCCCGATCACGGCGGCCAACCCGGTCGACGCGATCACGCTGATGGACTTCTTCTACGAGGTGGAGAACGCCGCCACCCTCGCCGAGTACATCAACTACGTGTGCCCGGTGCCGGGCGCGCAGGCCGTGATGAAGAAGCACGCGGCCGAGGCCTCCGGCGAGGACAAGGAGTACCTGACCTCGGTGGCCGAGAGCCCGCTGGTCTTCCCGAGCGAGGCCGATTACGCGAAGCTGCACTATTACGTCGACTTCAACACGGCTGAGGAGCAGCAGGACTTCAGCAAGATCTTCGACCCGATCGTGCTGGGCTGAGCCATGGGCCGGGTAAAACGTACACTCGCGCCCTACCTGCTCGTGCTGCCCGGCGGGTTGTGGCTCCTGATGTTCTTCGCGGTGCCGATGGCCACCATGCTGTCGCTGTCGCTGCAGGAGGGCGACATCGTCAACGGGTACGTCTTCACGGGTCACTGGCAGACCTACGTCGAGGCGATCTCTGATTACCAGACCCAGTTGATCCGCTCGCTGGTGTACGGCGTCATCGCCACGATCATCCTGATCGTGCTGGCGTTCCCGGCCGCGTACTGGATCGCCTTCTACGGCGGCAAGCGGAAGGCGACCTATCTCTTCCTGCTGCTGTTGCCGTTCTTCGTCTCGTTCGTGCTGCGCACCATCTCGTGGCGGCTGATCCTGACCGACGACGGCTTCCTGCTCAGCCCGCTCAAGGACGTGGGTCTCCTCCCGGAGAACTTCCACATCCTCGGCACGTCGGCCGCGGTGATCGGCGGCCTGGTCTACAACTTCCTGCCCTTCATGGTGCTGCCGATCTACGTGGCCCTGGAGCGCATCGACCCGCGGGTGGTCGAGGCGGCGCGGGACCTGTACGCCACGCCGATCACCGCGTTCCGCAAGGTGATCCTCCCGCTCGCCCTGCCCGGCGTCTTCGCCGGCGTGCTGATGACGTTCATCCCGGTCAGCTCGGACTACGTGAACTCCGAGGTGCTGGGCAGCTCGTCGACCACGATGATCGGGCAGGTCATCCAGAGCCAGTACCTGTCCAGCTCCAACTATCCGACCGCCTCGGCGCTCTCCTTCACCCTGATGGCGGTGCTGCTGGTCGGCGTCTTCTCCTACGCCAGGGCGCTCGGCACCGAGGACGTCATGAAGGTGGCGACCCGATGACTCAGGTTTCGACGGCGACGCCCCTGGAAACACCGCCGACCCGGACGGTCACGGTCCGCAAGAGGTTCGGCGGGGTGCAGTTCATGCACGCCTACACCTGGCTGATCATCCTCTGGCTGGTCCTGCCGATCTTCGTGATGATCCTGTTCGGGTTCAACAACCCGAGCGGGCGCTACAACCAGACCTGGCAGGGCTTCACGCTGAAGTGGTATCGGGAGCTGTTCGCCCTCGACGACCTCACCTCGGCGCTGGTCCTGTCGCTGGTCATCGCGGTCGCCGCCTCGATCGTCTCGACGGCGCTCGGCACCGGCATCGGGTACGCGCTGGGCCGCTACCAGTTCCGCGGCTCCGGCAGCATGAACCTGATCATGTTCGCCACGATGAGCTCCCCGGAGCTGGTGATGGGCGCGTCGCTGCTGACGCTCTTCGTCTCGCTCGGCATCGGCCTGGGCCCGGTGACGATCACGATCGCGCACGTCATGTTCTCCATCTCGTTCGTCGCGACGGTGATCCGGGCCCGGGTGATCACCCTGGACCGGTCCATCGAGGAGGCAGCCGCCGATCTCGGCGCGAACGCGTGGACGACGTTCTGGAAGGTCACCTTCCCGATCATCCTGCCGGCGGTCTTCTCCGGCTTCATGCTCGCGTTCGCCCTCTCCGTGGACGACTTCGTGGTCACCAACTTCACCGCGGGCACCAGCATCACGTTCCCGCTGTGGATCTGGGGCGCCACCCGGGTCGGCCTCCCGCCGCAGGTCAACGTGATGGGCACGCTCATCTTCGCGACAGGCGTGCTGATCGCCGTGATCACCAACATCCGGTCCCGGCCGAAGAAGCAGAAGATCTGAGCGGTACTCGCGCGCAGGGAGGCGCCATCCGGCCGGGTGCCGGGTGGCGCCTTCCCGCATGGGTACGGTCCGAGCCGTCGCCCGGTCGAAACGGCGCGGAAATAGTGGTTGCTGGTCTTGTGCGCAACGGATTCCGTAGGCAGGATCACTTGTAACAGTAGTAACTAGTGGCGTGCAGGAGAACAACGTGACAGACCTACCAGCCGACGTGGACGCTCTCTCCGCGACCGCCCGTGACCACCTGTGGATGCACTTCACCCGCCTCTCCGCGTACCAGAACGCACCGGTGCCGGTGATCACCCGCGGCGACGGCTGCTATGTCTGGGACGCCACCGGGAAGCGCTACCTGGACGGTCTCTCCGCCCTGTTCGTCGTCCAGACCGGCCACGGCCGCCAGGAGCTCGCCGACGCCGCCGCGAAGCAGGCCGCCGAGCTGGCGTACTTCCCGATCTGGTCCTATGCGCACCCCAAGGCGATCGAGCTGGCCGGCCGGCTCGCCGACCTCGCCCCCGGCGACCTGAACCGGGTCTTCTTCA is part of the Actinoplanes missouriensis 431 genome and encodes:
- a CDS encoding ABC transporter permease, which produces MTQVSTATPLETPPTRTVTVRKRFGGVQFMHAYTWLIILWLVLPIFVMILFGFNNPSGRYNQTWQGFTLKWYRELFALDDLTSALVLSLVIAVAASIVSTALGTGIGYALGRYQFRGSGSMNLIMFATMSSPELVMGASLLTLFVSLGIGLGPVTITIAHVMFSISFVATVIRARVITLDRSIEEAAADLGANAWTTFWKVTFPIILPAVFSGFMLAFALSVDDFVVTNFTAGTSITFPLWIWGATRVGLPPQVNVMGTLIFATGVLIAVITNIRSRPKKQKI
- a CDS encoding CoA-acylating methylmalonate-semialdehyde dehydrogenase, with product MSHIAHWVSGSETPGTSGRVGPVFNPATGEQIATVDLASKAEVDAVVAVAAAAAKQWRAASLSKRSAVLFKFRELLAAHSGELARIVTTEHGKVLADAAGEIARGLENVEFATGIPNLMKGSFSEQAATGVDVYSIRQPLGVVAGITPFNFPAMVPLWMCATAIAAGNAFVLKPSEKDPSASLFLARLWKEAGLPDGVFNVVHGDKEAVDAILLNPEIAAVSFVGSTPIAKYIYETGTAQGKRVQALGGAKNHMIVLPDAELDAAADAAISAGYGAAGERCMAISVVVAVGDIADPLVDAIAARIPKIKIGDGADPASEMGPLISAQHRDKVAGYVAAGASEGATVVADGRETTDISDKGFFLGATLLDNVTPEMTVYTDEIFGPVLSVVRVGTYAEAVQLVNDNEYGNGTAIFTRDGGAARQFQFDVNAGMVGVNVPIPVPVAYYSFGGWKASLFGDTHMYGPDGIHFFTRSKVVTSRWPDPGTSSIDLGFPQTR
- a CDS encoding ABC transporter ATP-binding protein; this encodes MTTSPPHHATSAPTGDGQRAGHPAIEFAGVRKDYLSHGEAVPAVKSLDLAIGQGEFFSLLGPSGCGKTTTMRMIAGFEEPTAGKVFLDGQDVTGVAPNKRDVNMVFQSYALFPHLNVLQNVAFGLERKKVAKSEIRRRVGEILEIVSLTGMEKRQPKEMSGGQQQRVALARALVNHPRALLLDEPLGALDLKLRQQMQVELKRIQREVGITFVYVTHDQGEALTMSDRIAVMNGGLIEQLGSPRAIYERPASRFVAGFIGTSNLIDGQVSWVENGLGVIDLGSGERVLMPLPASVAAGRAIEVSVRPEKIDLHRSAPHAPGLSVVSGTVSEVVYHGTSTNYTVATTAGSDFVVFDQNAHDAEDVASRGERVFLTWAPQHSYPIGV
- a CDS encoding ABC transporter permease — its product is MGRVKRTLAPYLLVLPGGLWLLMFFAVPMATMLSLSLQEGDIVNGYVFTGHWQTYVEAISDYQTQLIRSLVYGVIATIILIVLAFPAAYWIAFYGGKRKATYLFLLLLPFFVSFVLRTISWRLILTDDGFLLSPLKDVGLLPENFHILGTSAAVIGGLVYNFLPFMVLPIYVALERIDPRVVEAARDLYATPITAFRKVILPLALPGVFAGVLMTFIPVSSDYVNSEVLGSSSTTMIGQVIQSQYLSSSNYPTASALSFTLMAVLLVGVFSYARALGTEDVMKVATR
- a CDS encoding polyamine ABC transporter substrate-binding protein — translated: MTQRRFGRRDAMRLGGMSAMGAFLAACGVEGQGKPQASVAPDAVAKFWNGKVKNGTVDFANWPLYMDPKRPELKKFTAKTGIKINSYDEVIQEMGPWFAKVQPQLSAGQSIGYDLMVITNSIQFGQFRDAGFLAPLDHSKLPNYVANAAKSYSQSAYDMGNVFSIPWASGITGIAYDEKKTGRPITKLADLWDPAFKGKVGMFRDLQELGNFGLLAAGIKPGESGEAEWKKAAAKLREQKDAGIVRQYYDQTYIDALGKGEVWITQAWSGDIFQKNVSDGTDFKFVVPEEGGTIWTDNMTIPITAANPVDAITLMDFFYEVENAATLAEYINYVCPVPGAQAVMKKHAAEASGEDKEYLTSVAESPLVFPSEADYAKLHYYVDFNTAEEQQDFSKIFDPIVLG
- a CDS encoding aspartate aminotransferase family protein, whose product is MTNEAQVRADDRAHVFHSWSAQGLIDPLPIEKALGSHFWDYTGKKYLDFSSQLVNINIGHQHPRLVAAIQEQAAKLCTIQPAFANDKRGEAARMIAEVAPDGLNKVFFTNGGAEANENAIRMARLHTGRHKVLSTYRSYHGSTATAITATGDPRRWPNEPVAIGVVHFWGPYPYRSPFFSANEQQESERALQHLRDTIVFEGPGTIAAILIETVVGTNGILVPPPGYLAGVRAICDEFGIVFIADEVMAGFGRCGEWFAIDRWGVTPDLITFAKGVNSGYLPLGGVIISDAIAETFRERPFPGGLTYSGHPLAAASAVASMQIFKEEGVIEHARMLGEDVIGPALSEIAAKHPSVGEVRGLGVFWAVELVKNEDKTPLVPFNAAGKDAAPMNAVAAACKERGLWPFVHFNRIHVVPPCTTSVDEVREGLAILDEALTAADGYTTG
- a CDS encoding gamma-aminobutyraldehyde dehydrogenase, which gives rise to MNRKAPSFVSTVLRNFVGGSYSDTADGITTPVIDPSTGEAYAQAPVSSPRDVERAVASAAEGFEVWRDSTPAERQRALLRIADAVEARAEEIIAAECRNTGKPVAATRQEEMAPILDELRFFAGAARILEGKSAGEYLRDHTSFVRREPIGVVAQIAPWNYPMVMAVWKFAPAIAAGNAVVLKPSDTTPVSTLLLAEIAAEFLPPGVLNVVCGDRDTGRALVAHPTPQLVSITGSTRAGMEVAASAAPDLKKVHLELGGKAPVVVFDDVDIEATAAAIAGAGFFNAGQDCTAATRVLVHERIAADFTAALAAAARATKAGPPSDTEAYFGPVNNANQLDRVTGFLGRTPDHADVVAGGNRIGDRGYFLEPTVVTGLRQQDEMIQDEIFGPVITVQSFTDEQQAVRWANDVRFGLSASVWTQNHGRAMRVSRRLDFGAVWINTHLPFVSEMPHGGYGHSGYGKDLSLYGFEEYTRIKHVMSFNG